One Streptomyces drozdowiczii DNA segment encodes these proteins:
- a CDS encoding HEAT repeat domain-containing protein, whose translation MTTANEETAVARALRGLEHGDASVRLRTALAVGSAPDARLVDRLVERCAAEPDFSVREMLTWALTRHPRDLTVPRLVGELRSERPQARSQALHTLSKTGDRRAWPAITPALLTDPDDEVARAAWRTAVLLVPEDEAPALAAVLTGQLGRGGRETRLSLSRALIALGAPAAPALDAAAAHPEPRVREHALATEELRRDPDAGFDLAIEEAKRRVALGAYGDPA comes from the coding sequence ATGACCACGGCGAACGAGGAGACGGCCGTCGCGCGGGCGCTGCGCGGGCTGGAGCACGGTGACGCGTCGGTGCGGTTGCGGACCGCGCTGGCGGTCGGATCGGCGCCGGACGCGCGGCTGGTGGACCGGCTCGTGGAGCGGTGCGCGGCCGAGCCGGACTTCTCCGTACGGGAGATGCTGACCTGGGCGCTCACCCGGCATCCGCGGGACCTGACGGTGCCCAGGCTCGTCGGCGAGCTGCGCTCGGAGCGCCCGCAGGCCCGTAGCCAGGCGCTGCACACGCTGTCCAAGACCGGCGACCGGCGGGCCTGGCCGGCGATCACCCCGGCCCTGCTCACCGACCCCGACGACGAGGTGGCGCGCGCGGCCTGGCGCACCGCGGTCCTCCTCGTCCCCGAGGACGAGGCGCCCGCGCTCGCCGCGGTGCTGACCGGGCAGCTCGGGCGCGGCGGACGCGAGACGCGGCTGAGCCTCAGCCGGGCGCTGATCGCCCTCGGCGCCCCGGCCGCGCCCGCACTGGACGCCGCCGCCGCGCACCCCGAGCCCCGGGTCCGCGAGCACGCACTCGCCACCGAGGAGCTGCGGCGCGACCCGGACGCCGGGTTCGACCTGGCGATCGAGGAGGCGAAGCGGAGGGTGGCCCTCGGGGCTTACGGTGATCCGGCCTGA